TGTCTCGCGGCTCGCCGCTGACCAGTCGCATGGAGGGGATGACGGGAATCGAACCCGCACCATCAGTTTGGAAGACTGAGGCTCTACCATTGAGCTACATCCCCGTGCACCGAAAGGCACTCGAACATCGTAGTACACGTTTGAGCTCGTCGTGAACACGGGACTCGGTTCCGAACATGTCAGCGATGTCGCGTGAGCGTCGCGAATGCTGTAATTGCACTGCGACGCAGTACAGTAGAATGCTTGAGGTCAATTCGCCTGCTTAGGCCTTGGTGAAGATCCACAACCGGTTCGTTTGCGCCGGGGCGTAGCTCAGCTTGGCTAGAGCGCCCGCTTTGGGAGCGGGAGGTCGCAGGTTCAAATCCTGTCGCCCCGACCACGTACGTCCTCATTCGAGGTAAGAATCCAAATCACAGGAGAACGCATAATCGTGAAGACCACGGTCGAAAAGCTGAACCCGACCCGGGTGAAGCTCACCATCTCGGTTCCTCCCGAGGAGCTCAAGCCCAGCATCACCAGCGCCTACTCGGCGATCGCGCAGCAGATCTCGATCCCTGGCTTCCGCAAGGGTAAGGTTCCGCCCGCGATCATTGACCAGCGCATCGGCAAGGGCGCAGTGATCGAGCAGGCCGTGAGCGAAGGTCTTGACGAGTACTACCGCAAGGCAGTCGAGGAAGAGAACCTCAAGACGCTCGGCCGTCCCGAGGCAGACGTCGCCGAGTGGCCGAGCGACAAGGACTTCTCGGGCGACCTCGTCGTCACGGTTGAGGTAGACGTGCGTCCCGAGTTCGAGATTCCCGCATATGACGGGCTCAAGGTCGAGGTCGCGCCCGCCGAGGTCACCGATGACGACATCGACACGGCGCTCGACGAACTGCGCACGCGGTTCGGGACGCTTGTTTCTGTCGACCGACCGGCGAAGACAGGCGACTTCGTGCAGATCGACTTGACGGCCACGATCAACGGCGAAGAGGTCGACTCTGCCAGCGGCGTCTCGTACGAAGTCGGATCCGGCGAGCTGCTCGAAGGCATGGACGAGGCAGTCGAATCCCTCACCGCGGGGGAGAGCACCACGTTCTCGTCGCCGCTGCTCGGCGGAGAGCACCAGGGCGAGGACGCCGAGGTCGCGGTCACGGTCACCGCTGTGAAGGAACGCGAGCTCCCCGAAGCGGACGACGACTTCGCCCAGATCGCGAGCGAGTTCGACACGATCGGCGAGTTGCGCGAGAGCCTTGTCGACCAGGTCAAGAGCCAGAAGACCTTCGGGCAGGGAACCGATGCTCGCACGAAGGCCGTCGATCTTTTGCTCGACGCCGTCGAGATCCCCGTCTCTGAGAAGCTCATCGAGGCCGAGGTTCACCGCCACCTTGAGAGTGAGGGGCGCCTGGAGGACGACGAGCACCGTGCTGAGGTCAGCGAGTCGAGCGAGAAGACCTTCCGCACCCAGCTGCTTCTTGACGCGATCGTCGAGAAGGAGAACGTGCAGGTGAGCCAGGAAGAGCTCACTCAGTACCTCATCCAGGGTGCGTCGCAGTACGGCATGGAGCCGGGAGAGTTCATCAAGGTTCTCGACGAGAACGGCCAGATTCCGCAGATGGTCGGCGAGGTGGCCCGCAACAAGGCGATCGCCGTCGTGCTGGGCAAAGCAGAGGTCGTCGATACCGCTGGCGAGCCTGTTGATCTGACAGGATTCCTCCCGCCGGCCGAGGACGAGACAGCAGACGAGGAGTCTGAGACAGCAGACGACGCGACTGCCGAGAACGACGAGGCGAAGTAAGAGCCGACAATCTGAGAATGGGACCGGGACCGCACAGGGCCGGTCCCATTCGCGTCTGATGCGACGATCTGCCCACGGCGAACACAGCCCGTGAGCGACCGTCGCCTCCACTAGATTCGTACTGTAGCGATAACGAAACGGAGCGCGACATGGCAGAGCCCCTTGTGGCCCAGAGTGTTTTTGACCAGCTTCTGAAAGACCGCATCATCTGGCTGGGTTCGGAGGTGCGCGATGAGAATGCCAACGAGATCTGCGCGAAGATCCTGCTGCTCGCGGCAGAAGACCCGAAGCGCGATATCTATCTGTACATCAACTCGCCCGGCGGTTCGATCACCGCGGGCATGGCGATCTACGACACGATGCAGTTCGTGCCGAACGACATCGTCACGGTCGGCATCGGCATGGCAGCATCCATGGGCCAGCTGCTGCTGACGAGCGGAACCAAGGGCAAGCGTTACATCACCCCGAACGCTCGCGTGCTTCTGCACCAGCCGCACGGCGGCTTCGGCGGAACGGCGAGCGACGTGCAGACTCAGGCGCAACTGATCCTCGATATGAAGCGGCGTCTTGCAGAGATCACCGCATCGCAGACCGGCAAGAGCGTCGAGCAGATCAACGCCGACGGCGACCGCGACCGGTGGTTCACAGCCCAGGAGGCCCTGGACTACGGCTTCGTCGACCACATTCGCGAATCGGCGACCGACGTCACAGGCGGCGGCGGAACAGACAGCTCTCAGAAGTAGGCAGAAGAGGACGACAATTATGCAGACTCCCACCTTTGAAGCGGCAGGACGTTCCCTGCAGATGCCGAGCTCGCGCTACATTCTGCCGAGCTTCGAAGAGCGGACGGCCTACGGCTACAAGCGCCAGGATCCGTACGCCAAGCTCTTCGAAGACCGCATCATCTTTCTCGGCGTACAGGTAGACGACGCGTCGGCAGACGACATCATGGCCCAGCTTCTCGTTCTGGAAAGCATGGACCCTGATCGCGACATCGTCATGTACATCAACTCGCCTGGTGGGTCATTCACGGCAATGACCGCCATCTATGACACGATGCAGTACATCAGGCCTCACATCCAGACCGTCGTTCTCGGCCAGGCGGCCTCGGCGGCCGCCGTGATCACCGCGGCCGGTACGCCCGGCAAGCGCCTCGCGCTTCCCAACGCGCGCATCTTGATCCACCAGCCAGCCGTCGGTGAGGCAGGCCAGGGCCAGGCCTCGGACATCGAGATTCAGGCCGC
This DNA window, taken from Paramicrobacterium agarici, encodes the following:
- the tig gene encoding trigger factor; translated protein: MKTTVEKLNPTRVKLTISVPPEELKPSITSAYSAIAQQISIPGFRKGKVPPAIIDQRIGKGAVIEQAVSEGLDEYYRKAVEEENLKTLGRPEADVAEWPSDKDFSGDLVVTVEVDVRPEFEIPAYDGLKVEVAPAEVTDDDIDTALDELRTRFGTLVSVDRPAKTGDFVQIDLTATINGEEVDSASGVSYEVGSGELLEGMDEAVESLTAGESTTFSSPLLGGEHQGEDAEVAVTVTAVKERELPEADDDFAQIASEFDTIGELRESLVDQVKSQKTFGQGTDARTKAVDLLLDAVEIPVSEKLIEAEVHRHLESEGRLEDDEHRAEVSESSEKTFRTQLLLDAIVEKENVQVSQEELTQYLIQGASQYGMEPGEFIKVLDENGQIPQMVGEVARNKAIAVVLGKAEVVDTAGEPVDLTGFLPPAEDETADEESETADDATAENDEAK
- a CDS encoding ATP-dependent Clp protease proteolytic subunit, which translates into the protein MAEPLVAQSVFDQLLKDRIIWLGSEVRDENANEICAKILLLAAEDPKRDIYLYINSPGGSITAGMAIYDTMQFVPNDIVTVGIGMAASMGQLLLTSGTKGKRYITPNARVLLHQPHGGFGGTASDVQTQAQLILDMKRRLAEITASQTGKSVEQINADGDRDRWFTAQEALDYGFVDHIRESATDVTGGGGTDSSQK
- a CDS encoding ATP-dependent Clp protease proteolytic subunit: MQTPTFEAAGRSLQMPSSRYILPSFEERTAYGYKRQDPYAKLFEDRIIFLGVQVDDASADDIMAQLLVLESMDPDRDIVMYINSPGGSFTAMTAIYDTMQYIRPHIQTVVLGQAASAAAVITAAGTPGKRLALPNARILIHQPAVGEAGQGQASDIEIQAAEIMRMRTWLEETLAAHSKHSQETIHNDIDRDKILSAEEALEYGLIDQVLTSRKNAPASLGQ